From Wolbachia endosymbiont (group A) of Longitarsus flavicornis, the proteins below share one genomic window:
- the polA gene encoding DNA polymerase I, translated as MKEKTFTIIDGYGFLFRAYYVLPHLITTTGMPIGGVYGFLNMVLKYIAHSDYLTIAFDAGKKNFRHNLYPEYKANRVTPPEDLTPQFTILREAVEAFNLSYEEIEGYEADDIIATLAAKYANHQDFKVVVVSSDKDLFQLLNHNILIFDPIKNIYIDEKQIVEKFGVNSHKLLDLFSLTGDASDNIPGVPGIGPKTAAKLLDEFDSLNNIIENIDNIEQTRIRNILTEHKEKALISRELLSLCEKVDLQHDIAKYEVHSPNMEKLLSFLKKYEFNSLIGKMEKLFSYNGSSTKEKIEYSSEELEKFLEHCRYEGKIAIHYHLENNVLSLSYSESNIFYIEQDSIQDALIIINLTLLSNGVLKIIHNIKEIRKIFPTVEKMLDSVDDLMIMSYSLDTGKHDHSIPNIVAHNLSENAEIFSAKTLIAIHEKLKQRLFQEKLLTIYERFDKPLMKVIFDMEKNGILLNIQKLQELSDKFQQVIAVLEDEIYNLAGERFNIASPKQLSDVLFNKMGLNKKKKSKKSGSYSTNYEVLEALEEEGVEIASKILNWRHLSKLKGTYTDALIKQVDPLDGRIHTSFSTTATATGRLSSSNPNLQNIPIRSEEGNLIRQAFIAPKGHKIISADYSQIELRLLAHVANVAAFKEAFANEQDIHDITARQVFGVQEIDEQLRRKAKSINFGIIYGISPFGLAKRLGITIAEAAEYINYYFSCYPEIKVYMEKAVSIARLHGYVETLFGRRCFVRDINNTIPYVRQFAERAAINAPLQGTAADIIKRATIQLFDQLKVGKIILQVHDELLVEVEESRVQETAKLVKNIMENAIEISIPLEVEIKIGDNWGS; from the coding sequence ATGAAAGAAAAAACTTTCACAATCATCGATGGCTATGGTTTTCTTTTCAGAGCTTACTATGTACTACCTCACTTAATTACCACAACAGGAATGCCAATAGGTGGCGTATATGGCTTTCTGAATATGGTTCTTAAGTACATTGCTCATTCAGACTACTTAACTATAGCATTTGATGCAGGGAAAAAGAATTTTAGGCACAATTTATATCCTGAGTACAAAGCGAACAGAGTAACGCCTCCTGAGGATCTAACTCCACAGTTCACCATACTGAGGGAAGCGGTAGAAGCTTTTAACCTCAGCTATGAAGAAATTGAAGGTTATGAAGCAGATGACATAATCGCAACACTAGCTGCAAAATATGCCAACCACCAAGACTTTAAAGTGGTAGTCGTTTCATCAGATAAAGATTTGTTTCAACTCTTGAACCACAATATTTTAATATTCGACCCCATTAAAAATATATATATAGATGAAAAACAAATAGTAGAAAAATTTGGTGTAAACTCACACAAGCTTCTTGATTTATTTTCTCTAACTGGTGATGCATCCGATAACATTCCAGGCGTTCCGGGAATAGGTCCGAAGACTGCAGCTAAATTACTAGATGAATTTGATTCATTGAATAATATTATAGAGAACATTGATAACATCGAGCAAACGAGGATTCGTAATATTCTTACCGAACATAAGGAAAAAGCACTAATTTCAAGAGAACTTTTATCACTATGCGAAAAAGTAGACCTTCAACATGATATTGCAAAATATGAAGTCCATTCTCCAAATATGGAAAAACTATTATCCTTTTTAAAGAAGTATGAATTCAATTCTTTAATAGGTAAAATGGAAAAGCTTTTTTCCTATAATGGGTCTAGCACAAAAGAGAAAATAGAATATAGTAGTGAAGAGTTAGAGAAATTTTTGGAGCATTGTAGATATGAAGGCAAAATTGCAATTCATTACCACCTTGAAAACAATGTATTAAGTCTATCTTATAGCGAAAGTAATATTTTTTATATAGAGCAAGACAGCATACAAGATGCACTCATTATAATTAACTTAACTTTGCTCTCAAATGGAGTGCTTAAAATAATACATAACATTAAAGAGATCAGGAAAATCTTCCCTACAGTAGAGAAGATGCTAGATTCAGTTGATGATTTGATGATAATGTCGTATAGCTTGGATACAGGAAAGCATGATCACAGTATTCCAAACATAGTTGCACATAATTTGAGTGAAAATGCAGAAATTTTCTCGGCAAAAACTTTAATAGCAATTCATGAAAAGCTAAAGCAAAGGTTATTTCAGGAAAAATTGCTCACAATTTACGAGCGCTTCGATAAGCCACTTATGAAAGTAATATTTGATATGGAGAAAAATGGGATATTACTGAACATACAAAAATTACAGGAGCTGTCCGATAAATTTCAGCAGGTAATTGCCGTGCTTGAAGATGAGATATATAATTTGGCAGGAGAAAGATTTAATATTGCTTCGCCAAAACAATTAAGTGATGTTTTATTCAACAAAATGGGGCTTAATAAAAAGAAAAAGTCAAAAAAATCTGGATCGTATAGCACCAATTATGAAGTTCTAGAGGCACTCGAAGAAGAAGGGGTAGAAATCGCAAGTAAAATTCTAAATTGGCGACATTTAAGTAAATTAAAAGGCACCTACACTGATGCATTAATAAAGCAAGTTGATCCACTTGATGGTAGAATACACACAAGCTTTTCAACGACTGCAACTGCAACTGGAAGGCTGAGCTCCAGCAATCCTAATTTACAGAATATTCCTATCAGAAGCGAAGAGGGAAATCTCATCAGACAAGCATTTATTGCGCCAAAAGGGCATAAGATAATTTCTGCTGACTATTCACAAATAGAGTTAAGACTCCTGGCACACGTTGCAAACGTTGCAGCATTTAAAGAAGCTTTTGCAAACGAACAAGATATTCACGATATCACCGCTAGGCAAGTTTTTGGAGTGCAAGAAATAGATGAGCAATTAAGACGCAAAGCAAAATCCATTAATTTTGGAATTATATATGGCATTAGCCCATTTGGTCTTGCAAAACGGCTTGGAATTACCATTGCGGAAGCTGCTGAATACATTAATTACTATTTTTCCTGTTACCCAGAAATAAAGGTCTATATGGAAAAAGCAGTGTCTATCGCAAGATTGCATGGTTATGTAGAAACTTTGTTTGGCAGGAGATGCTTTGTAAGAGACATAAACAATACAATTCCTTATGTAAGACAATTTGCAGAAAGGGCAGCAATAAATGCACCACTGCAAGGCACCGCCGCTGATATAATAAAACGTGCGACGATTCAGCTTTTTGACCAATTGAAAGTAGGTAAAATAATCCTCCAAGTTCATGACGAATTGCTTGTTGAAGTGGAAGAGAGCAGAGTGCAAGAAACAGCAAAACTTGTGAAAAATATAATGGAAAATGCAATAGAAATTTCTATACCACTTGAAGTAGAAATAAAAATTGGCGACAACTGGGGTTCTTAA
- the nth gene encoding endonuclease III, with protein MDSKKVELIFERFQQSNPTPKIELNYTNHFTLLVAIVLSARTTDVSVNKITKELFNIADKPKKVLSFGQNELRKHISSIGLYNSKAKNIIGLSKILVERYNSKVPTDFDDLVSLPGVGRKSANVFLNSGLGIPTLAVDTHVFRVSNRVGLVKEKDVFKTEQSLLNVVPKKYLLYAHHWLVLHGRYVCKAQKPSCETCIIHDLCEFEHKRYKV; from the coding sequence ATGGATTCAAAAAAAGTAGAACTGATATTTGAAAGATTTCAGCAATCAAACCCTACGCCAAAAATAGAACTAAATTATACCAATCATTTTACGTTACTAGTCGCGATAGTTTTATCAGCACGGACAACTGATGTAAGTGTTAACAAAATTACAAAAGAACTATTTAACATTGCTGATAAACCGAAAAAGGTGCTGAGCTTTGGGCAAAACGAGCTGAGAAAACACATAAGCAGTATTGGTTTATATAATTCCAAAGCAAAAAATATAATTGGGCTTAGTAAAATATTGGTAGAACGATACAACAGCAAAGTACCTACTGATTTCGATGATTTGGTGTCCTTGCCTGGAGTGGGGAGAAAGAGTGCTAACGTCTTCTTAAATTCAGGACTCGGCATTCCGACATTGGCAGTTGATACTCACGTTTTTAGGGTGAGCAATAGAGTTGGACTTGTGAAAGAAAAAGATGTGTTTAAAACAGAACAATCTCTTTTGAATGTAGTTCCAAAAAAATACCTACTTTATGCTCATCATTGGCTAGTTTTACATGGTAGATATGTTTGCAAGGCACAAAAACCTTCGTGTGAGACGTGTATAATTCATGATTTATGTGAATTTGAGCATAAAAGGTATAAAGTCTAG
- a CDS encoding secretion system protein, whose protein sequence is MAIFKCLILLFIISCTHLPTKQHLTNIDNEDHHNIGEHDYSLQQYNTSLESNEPAIPEIIPLPVEFPDLTTSNQLISINVSEEVSVKDLLIEIGKLSDVNLDIDPKISGNIILKLKDKDINEVIQSIANSAKLRYSTSNGVIRIEQNLPYAQNYYVDFINIQHSAQSSFVISNNITNSDGSNVDRDYNNVMKSQYSSDLWNSLEKGLNAIMDVNGVDDGEFLSSNREAGVIILNARKDIHKAVEEYINKVKKLASSQVMIEAKIVEVVLDDKYLSGMNLNDLHNGTKSIINQDNSIINLAMNFGASDLGDLVKNLDKFGTSTVISSPRVHAINNQQAMISFTKNHIYFTSDIQKDTRNSNQTLITKMNSVPIGVVLIIHPSINIDTSEIFMDIHPTLSRINGYTKDPDIEYVTQQSKMKLNSDIPIVEIREMNSMLKIKSGEIMVIGGLIEHREDKQSLLHQKSKRLANNIRTVETVIFLKATIVPTFGLLDRKDKNLYIY, encoded by the coding sequence ATGGCTATTTTTAAATGCTTAATACTCCTCTTCATTATTTCTTGCACACACCTGCCTACTAAGCAACATCTCACTAATATAGACAACGAAGATCATCATAATATAGGTGAGCACGATTATTCGTTGCAACAATATAACACCTCTTTGGAGAGTAATGAACCGGCAATACCAGAAATTATACCTTTACCAGTAGAGTTTCCCGATCTTACAACCAGTAATCAGCTTATTTCTATTAATGTTAGTGAAGAAGTATCAGTAAAGGATTTGCTGATTGAGATAGGAAAACTTTCTGACGTTAACTTGGACATAGATCCCAAAATATCAGGTAATATTATTTTAAAGCTAAAAGATAAGGATATAAACGAAGTAATTCAGAGTATAGCAAATAGCGCCAAACTGCGTTACTCAACAAGTAACGGTGTAATTAGAATTGAGCAGAACTTGCCATACGCGCAAAATTATTACGTAGACTTCATTAATATTCAACATTCTGCTCAAAGCAGTTTCGTCATTAGTAACAATATTACTAACAGTGATGGAAGTAACGTTGATAGGGACTATAACAATGTTATGAAGTCTCAATACAGTAGTGACTTATGGAACTCATTAGAAAAAGGCTTGAATGCAATAATGGATGTTAACGGGGTGGATGATGGCGAATTCCTTTCATCCAACAGAGAAGCTGGTGTTATTATTTTGAATGCTAGAAAAGATATCCACAAAGCTGTTGAAGAATATATTAACAAGGTTAAGAAGTTAGCGTCTTCTCAAGTAATGATAGAGGCAAAAATAGTTGAAGTTGTGTTAGATGACAAGTACCTTTCCGGCATGAACTTAAATGATTTACACAATGGAACCAAGTCTATAATAAATCAAGATAACTCCATTATTAACCTAGCAATGAACTTTGGTGCGAGTGATTTAGGGGATTTAGTAAAAAATTTAGACAAATTTGGCACTTCAACCGTAATTTCAAGCCCTAGAGTACATGCTATAAATAATCAGCAAGCGATGATTTCATTTACTAAAAACCATATTTATTTTACTTCCGACATACAAAAAGATACTAGAAACTCTAATCAGACCTTAATTACCAAGATGAATAGCGTCCCAATAGGTGTTGTGCTAATAATCCACCCAAGCATTAACATTGATACTAGTGAAATATTCATGGATATACATCCAACTTTATCAAGAATTAACGGCTACACTAAAGATCCAGATATAGAGTACGTCACACAGCAGAGTAAAATGAAATTAAATAGCGACATTCCAATTGTTGAAATCAGAGAAATGAACTCTATGTTAAAAATTAAGAGCGGTGAAATTATGGTAATTGGCGGGCTTATAGAACATAGAGAAGATAAGCAAAGCTTATTGCACCAGAAGTCAAAAAGGCTAGCGAATAATATTAGAACAGTAGAAACTGTCATTTTTTTAAAAGCAACAATCGTACCAACATTTGGTTTGTTAGATAGAAAAGATAAGAATTTATATATATATTAA
- a CDS encoding P44/Msp2 family outer membrane protein yields MITRISITLFLIFISCVYFFITYISNDTHIEQVQPLKLETDNNKSVIRSEEVTAKEIPIKYQELESSPTEQPSILQVADQKNMWSRIADQADNEQITKEKSKKLDFYVSANGGKVYHDNSETFVKGIKAIGERFISLINADDPNSSWIENAISGLIKKGLVDEIESIRQFNGKINFQWLNSISLGYYAGENGRVDFETMYSRANIEDSNSPPVFDKSASVFAFLLNFYYNPSIQGTQFAPYIGLGIGPTVFRLKRISGSPQNSMPLNLPWFAYQIKLGVNYSIIPEVKTFLGYRYFSIPTPIADEISTHNIEIGLIFNF; encoded by the coding sequence ATGATAACTAGAATATCTATTACTTTATTTTTGATTTTCATTTCATGTGTCTATTTTTTTATTACTTATATTAGTAATGATACACACATTGAGCAAGTACAACCCTTAAAATTAGAAACAGACAATAATAAAAGTGTGATACGTTCTGAGGAGGTTACTGCAAAAGAAATACCAATAAAATATCAAGAACTTGAAAGTAGTCCTACTGAACAACCTTCTATTCTCCAAGTAGCTGATCAGAAAAATATGTGGTCACGTATTGCAGATCAAGCTGATAATGAGCAGATTACAAAAGAAAAATCAAAAAAACTTGATTTTTATGTTAGCGCTAACGGTGGTAAGGTATACCATGATAATTCAGAAACATTTGTAAAGGGTATAAAGGCAATAGGAGAAAGATTTATTAGTTTAATCAATGCAGATGATCCTAATAGTTCTTGGATAGAAAATGCAATATCAGGGTTAATAAAAAAGGGATTAGTAGATGAAATTGAGAGTATACGGCAGTTTAACGGTAAAATTAATTTCCAATGGCTTAACAGCATATCTTTAGGTTACTATGCTGGAGAAAATGGCCGAGTTGATTTTGAAACCATGTATTCTAGAGCCAATATTGAAGATAGTAATTCTCCTCCGGTATTTGATAAATCAGCAAGTGTATTTGCGTTTTTGTTAAACTTCTATTATAATCCCAGCATTCAGGGTACACAATTTGCTCCGTACATCGGTCTTGGTATAGGGCCAACAGTTTTTAGATTAAAAAGGATTAGTGGGTCACCCCAAAATTCAATGCCACTTAATCTTCCTTGGTTTGCTTATCAAATAAAACTTGGTGTTAATTATTCAATAATCCCAGAAGTCAAAACCTTTCTCGGCTATCGTTATTTTAGCATTCCGACACCTATTGCAGATGAAATATCTACTCACAATATTGAAATTGGTTTGATATTTAATTTTTAG
- the mtaB gene encoding tRNA (N(6)-L-threonylcarbamoyladenosine(37)-C(2))-methylthiotransferase MtaB — MNEVITFGCRLNFYESELIKEALKKAKRENVVVVHSCAVTNEAERQVKQKIRKIYKNDPSKEIIVVGCAVQLDPESYSGIPGVSKVLGNQDKLKAENYLLNDDKILVSDSQVEPVLINGFEDKSRAFIEIQNGCNHSCTFCSITEARGDNRSVPINSIIEQIRIFVENGYQEVVFTGVDITDFGTDLLSKPSLGSMIRRVLKDIPELKRLRLSSIDVAEVDDELMDLIVNELRLMPHLHLSLQSGNNLILKRMKRRHNREQVIEFCHKMKSLRPNIAFGADIIAGFPTETDEMFQDTVDLLKKTNIVYLHAFPYSERKNTPAARMPQVPENVRKERVKNLREMNREMMSSFYQSLIGTEQSVLVEQNNVGRTENFALVKLESKAQAKSIVKVNVKGVENNYLIGNIFS, encoded by the coding sequence ATGAATGAAGTAATAACATTTGGTTGTCGTCTCAATTTTTACGAGAGTGAGTTAATCAAAGAAGCATTAAAAAAAGCAAAGAGAGAAAATGTTGTTGTGGTGCATAGCTGCGCAGTAACAAACGAAGCAGAACGCCAAGTAAAGCAAAAAATACGTAAGATCTATAAAAACGACCCAAGTAAAGAAATTATCGTAGTTGGCTGTGCTGTTCAGTTGGATCCTGAATCGTATAGTGGTATTCCTGGTGTGAGTAAAGTGCTGGGTAATCAAGATAAGTTAAAAGCTGAAAATTACTTACTAAATGACGATAAAATCTTAGTCAGTGATAGCCAAGTAGAACCTGTTCTAATTAATGGATTTGAAGATAAATCAAGGGCATTTATTGAAATTCAAAATGGTTGTAATCATAGCTGCACATTTTGCTCAATTACTGAGGCAAGAGGGGATAATCGATCTGTGCCAATAAACAGTATTATAGAGCAAATTAGGATCTTTGTAGAAAATGGATATCAAGAAGTAGTGTTTACAGGAGTTGATATTACTGACTTTGGTACAGATTTGTTGAGTAAGCCATCACTTGGTTCAATGATTAGGAGAGTTTTAAAAGATATACCAGAGTTGAAGAGACTAAGACTTTCCTCTATCGATGTTGCTGAAGTTGACGACGAATTAATGGATTTAATAGTTAATGAGTTAAGACTTATGCCTCATTTACATTTGAGTCTACAATCTGGTAATAATTTAATACTAAAGAGAATGAAGCGTCGTCACAACAGAGAACAAGTGATAGAATTTTGTCATAAAATGAAGAGCTTGAGGCCTAATATAGCATTTGGCGCTGATATTATTGCTGGATTTCCAACAGAAACTGATGAAATGTTTCAGGATACAGTTGATTTACTGAAAAAAACAAATATAGTTTACCTACATGCTTTTCCATATTCAGAGCGGAAGAATACACCTGCTGCACGAATGCCACAAGTACCAGAGAATGTGCGTAAAGAACGAGTAAAAAATTTAAGAGAAATGAATAGAGAAATGATGAGTAGCTTTTATCAATCTTTGATAGGCACTGAACAAAGTGTTCTGGTTGAGCAAAATAATGTCGGTAGAACAGAAAATTTTGCATTAGTAAAGCTTGAATCAAAAGCTCAGGCCAAGAGTATTGTGAAAGTTAATGTTAAAGGAGTGGAAAATAATTATCTAATTGGAAATATTTTTTCTTAA
- the ligA gene encoding NAD-dependent DNA ligase LigA, whose protein sequence is MTNLEKMREKLQDQINYHNVLYHQKNKPEISDAEYDELKKKLAEIEPEIYATQDSVGAPPDERFSKVEHQEPMLSLENAYDEQGVEKFLSKIKRFLIEDKIEILCEPKIDGLSFSAIYEDGRFIKAATRGDGFVGEDVTHNVATIKGFPKFLQGVQGRLEVRGEIYIGNSDFLKLNENDEFANPRNAAAGSLKQLDANITASRPLRYFAYSLIGGAEKSQSEVLNKLEALGFCVNEHQSLTSSLDGMLKFYNEVYNCRYNLDYDIDGIVYKVNDLVLQNRLGNTHKAPRSALAYKFSAVYAKTKLNKIFIQVGRTGVLTPVADLVPVNVGGVLVSRASLHNQDEIKRKDIREGDIVTIKRAGDVIPQIVEVSRDSRLPNTPEFVFPEVCPECGSKVRQVEGEAAVRCPEEFACKAQIIEKLKHFVSKDAFDIVGLGDKQIEFFYDLGLIKQIPDIFTLEERLDEFNLEEQSGWGKKSIAHLLNAIQSRRVITLDRFIFSLGIRFIGQVAAELLADYYVSYDNWYNSMIELSSDNTELVGIDGIGKKVAESLESFFSKEHNIKMLNDLTACLQILSVSSNSSDSVLNNKIIVFTGKLLAMSRGEAKVRAKTLGAKVSSHLSAKTDYLIAGEKPGSKYKKAVELGVEILDEDQWHKVISLGVFK, encoded by the coding sequence ATGACTAACTTAGAAAAGATGAGAGAAAAACTGCAAGATCAAATAAATTATCATAATGTTTTGTATCACCAAAAAAATAAGCCAGAAATAAGTGATGCTGAATATGATGAACTGAAGAAAAAGTTAGCTGAAATAGAGCCAGAAATTTATGCAACACAAGATAGTGTTGGTGCTCCACCTGATGAGAGGTTTTCTAAGGTGGAACATCAAGAACCTATGCTTTCCCTTGAGAATGCTTATGATGAACAAGGTGTAGAGAAATTTTTGTCTAAAATAAAGAGGTTTTTAATTGAGGACAAAATAGAGATATTATGTGAACCAAAAATTGATGGGTTGTCGTTTTCTGCAATTTATGAGGATGGAAGATTTATTAAAGCTGCAACTCGAGGTGACGGTTTTGTAGGGGAAGATGTCACTCACAATGTTGCAACAATAAAAGGCTTTCCTAAGTTTTTGCAAGGTGTGCAAGGAAGACTAGAAGTAAGAGGTGAAATATACATCGGTAACAGCGACTTTTTAAAGTTAAATGAAAACGATGAATTTGCCAATCCTCGAAATGCAGCCGCTGGTTCTCTAAAGCAATTGGATGCAAACATTACAGCAAGCAGACCTCTTAGATATTTTGCTTATTCTTTGATTGGTGGAGCAGAGAAAAGTCAAAGTGAGGTACTAAATAAGCTTGAGGCACTTGGTTTTTGCGTAAATGAGCATCAGTCCTTAACGAGTAGTTTAGATGGAATGCTGAAGTTCTATAACGAGGTCTATAACTGTCGCTATAACTTGGATTATGATATTGATGGAATAGTCTATAAAGTAAATGATTTGGTACTACAAAATCGTCTAGGGAATACTCATAAAGCACCGCGCTCAGCACTTGCATACAAGTTTTCTGCGGTTTATGCAAAAACAAAGTTAAATAAAATATTTATACAGGTGGGCAGAACAGGGGTTTTAACTCCAGTTGCAGATTTAGTGCCAGTCAATGTTGGTGGGGTGCTAGTTAGTAGAGCAAGTCTGCATAACCAAGATGAGATAAAACGTAAAGACATAAGAGAGGGAGATATTGTAACAATCAAAAGGGCAGGGGATGTAATTCCCCAGATCGTTGAAGTAAGCAGAGATTCTCGTCTTCCAAATACACCTGAATTTGTGTTTCCTGAAGTATGCCCTGAATGTGGTAGTAAAGTACGTCAGGTTGAGGGAGAGGCTGCAGTAAGATGTCCTGAGGAATTTGCCTGTAAAGCTCAAATAATAGAAAAACTAAAGCATTTTGTATCGAAAGATGCATTTGACATTGTTGGCCTTGGTGATAAGCAGATAGAGTTTTTTTACGACCTTGGTCTGATAAAACAAATTCCCGATATTTTTACTTTAGAAGAAAGATTGGATGAATTTAATCTGGAAGAACAGTCTGGTTGGGGCAAGAAATCAATAGCTCATTTATTAAATGCTATACAAAGCAGAAGGGTAATAACTCTAGATAGGTTTATATTTTCTTTAGGTATTAGATTTATTGGCCAAGTTGCAGCAGAATTGCTTGCAGATTATTATGTTTCTTATGATAATTGGTATAATTCGATGATTGAACTGTCATCAGATAATACTGAGCTAGTAGGTATAGACGGCATAGGAAAAAAAGTAGCTGAATCTTTGGAATCATTTTTTTCTAAGGAACATAACATCAAAATGTTAAATGATCTTACTGCTTGTCTTCAAATTCTTTCTGTGAGCTCCAACTCTAGTGACTCTGTTTTAAATAATAAAATTATAGTGTTTACTGGTAAGCTACTTGCTATGAGTAGAGGAGAGGCAAAAGTAAGAGCCAAAACTCTAGGAGCAAAGGTCAGCTCACATCTTTCTGCTAAAACTGACTACCTAATTGCAGGAGAAAAACCAGGATCCAAATATAAAAAGGCAGTGGAATTAGGTGTAGAAATTTTAGATGAAGACCAGTGGCATAAAGTGATAAGTTTGGGAGTGTTCAAATGA
- the gltX gene encoding glutamate--tRNA ligase encodes MLTRFAPSPTGYLHVGNVRTALVCWMYTRNQNGKFLLRFDDTDLQRSDVKYINDIIQDLKWIGINWDANFKQSERFERYNEVFLQLIKEGHIYACYETREELDIKRKLQLKQGLPPVYDRSALLLTEQEKISYEQEGRRPHFRFKLDRNEVVKWNDEVKGEINIATSSISDPVVKREDGIYTYMLPSVIDDVDFNVTHVVRGEDHVTNTAVQLQMIKALKAKIPTFAHLSLLHFDDSKISKRAGVLDIKSIKEDEIEPMALVSYLVKLGTSNPIEACACMQSLIDSFDIKKFSSASVQFSLSEVYKLNSKVLQQMPFEIIQERLNQIGVDSSEFWYFIKNNIERFSEVAKWWKICKSDIEPVILDKELIKIAFNALPQGDCNENTLSEWVKTIRQTVDIKAKNLFTQLRSALTGTETGPELAKLLIFIGKENIIARLKEK; translated from the coding sequence ATGCTAACAAGATTCGCTCCAAGTCCAACTGGCTACCTCCACGTAGGAAACGTACGAACTGCCTTGGTTTGTTGGATGTACACACGCAATCAAAATGGAAAATTTTTACTCCGTTTTGATGATACTGACCTTCAGCGTTCAGATGTCAAATATATAAATGATATCATACAAGATTTGAAATGGATTGGTATCAATTGGGATGCAAATTTCAAGCAATCAGAGCGCTTTGAGCGTTACAATGAGGTGTTTTTGCAGTTAATAAAAGAAGGGCATATTTATGCATGCTATGAAACAAGAGAAGAGTTAGACATTAAACGAAAATTGCAGTTAAAACAAGGACTTCCCCCTGTATATGACAGAAGCGCGTTACTTCTAACTGAGCAAGAGAAAATTAGTTATGAGCAAGAAGGAAGAAGACCACATTTTAGATTTAAGTTGGATAGAAATGAAGTTGTTAAATGGAATGATGAAGTTAAAGGTGAAATAAATATTGCAACCAGTAGCATAAGTGACCCTGTGGTAAAAAGAGAAGATGGAATTTACACATACATGTTACCTTCTGTTATTGATGATGTTGACTTTAATGTAACCCATGTTGTACGCGGGGAAGATCATGTAACTAATACCGCAGTTCAGCTCCAAATGATTAAAGCATTAAAAGCGAAAATCCCTACATTTGCTCACCTTTCTCTGCTACATTTTGATGATAGCAAGATATCCAAGCGAGCCGGCGTGCTAGATATCAAATCTATAAAAGAAGATGAAATTGAACCGATGGCGCTAGTTAGTTATTTAGTAAAGCTCGGAACATCCAATCCAATTGAAGCTTGCGCCTGTATGCAATCTTTGATTGACTCATTTGATATTAAAAAATTTAGCTCAGCATCTGTACAATTCAGCTTGAGTGAAGTATACAAGCTAAATAGCAAAGTGCTGCAACAAATGCCATTTGAAATTATACAAGAACGTTTAAATCAAATTGGAGTGGACTCCTCAGAGTTTTGGTATTTTATAAAGAACAATATAGAAAGGTTTTCTGAGGTGGCCAAGTGGTGGAAAATATGCAAATCCGATATAGAGCCTGTGATTCTTGATAAGGAGCTTATAAAAATTGCGTTCAATGCATTGCCCCAAGGTGATTGTAATGAAAACACGTTGTCAGAATGGGTCAAAACTATTCGACAAACAGTGGATATAAAGGCAAAAAACCTATTTACGCAGTTGCGTTCAGCTTTAACAGGAACAGAAACAGGACCAGAGCTCGCTAAACTATTAATTTTTATCGGCAAAGAAAATATCATTGCAAGGTTAAAAGAAAAGTGA
- the pth gene encoding aminoacyl-tRNA hydrolase — MHLIVGLGNPGSQYELTHHNIGFITVDAICKYWGFQLFSKKADYLITSGIINDNKIMLTKPYSFMNNSGIPVAKIRNFYKLSLDNIVVIHDDADLELGRIKVKKGGSSAGHNGLKSIDSFIGNDYWRLRFGVGRPEDQKSLADYVLSKFSNFDNVTPLVEKIAKNIHLMLQGDNTAFINSII; from the coding sequence GTGCACCTGATAGTTGGGCTTGGTAATCCTGGCAGTCAATATGAGCTAACTCATCATAATATCGGCTTCATCACCGTTGATGCAATCTGCAAATATTGGGGTTTTCAGTTGTTCTCTAAAAAAGCCGATTATCTGATAACCTCTGGCATAATTAATGATAATAAAATCATGTTAACAAAGCCTTATTCATTTATGAATAATTCAGGCATCCCTGTTGCAAAAATACGAAACTTTTACAAATTATCGCTAGATAATATCGTTGTCATACACGATGACGCTGATTTGGAACTTGGAAGAATAAAAGTAAAGAAAGGTGGTAGTTCTGCTGGACATAATGGACTTAAATCCATAGATAGTTTTATTGGCAACGATTATTGGCGCTTGAGATTTGGAGTGGGTAGACCTGAAGATCAAAAAAGCTTAGCAGATTATGTGTTATCAAAATTTTCAAATTTTGATAATGTTACTCCCTTAGTAGAAAAAATAGCGAAAAATATACACTTAATGCTGCAAGGAGATAATACAGCTTTTATCAATTCGATTATATAA